The Eubacterium maltosivorans genome includes the window TATCCATAACAACCTCTTTAATTTCATGCGTCCGCAAATAATTTGCTGCTTCTGCACTTTATTATAGCCTACTGTTCACTGCTTGTCAAAATCAATCTTAGCTTAAATCCCTTCCTGCCCCTTGACAAAATATGTTGGAGCGTTTAAACTATAATCATAAGTTAAATGAAACTTACTTTTTTAATCCAATCGATAAGGAAGTGACGATATGAATTTATCAACCTTTATTATTGCTGCCATTGTCTTTATTCCAATGGCGCTGATTATCTATAACCAGATAAAAAAAGCCCGAAGCGGGCAGACAGGATGTGGCTGTGGCTGCAGCGGATGCGCTCATGCCAGCCAATGCCATCCGGCTCAAAAAACCGAACTTAAAAAAGACAGGAATTGATTTTCCTGTCTTTTTTATTAAAAGCTTGCAAAGGCCTTTCCAAACTCAACGCAGGCATGGCGGCCAGCATCGTCCGGGAACTCTTTGATCATCAGTCCTTCATCAAACAGGCGTGCTCCAGTATGCCCAATCCGGTCTTCCCAGTCGCGCATCCATTCGCCGTTTCCCCATCCATAGGAGCCAAAAAGCGCTACCTTTTTTCCTTTTAGCCTGGACTCAATTTCCTCAAAAAATGGTTCGAAGGTATTCTTTTCAAGGGCTTCACCATCCATTGACGGGCACCCGAGGGCTACTTTATCATAATCCTCAATCCGTTCAATCGGGAACTGGCTTACATTGTAAAGATCTGCTTTCTGCCCAGTCTCGTCGATTCCATTGGATATTTTTTCGGCCATAATCTCTGTATTTTCACTATTGCTCCAATAAATAACAGCAATATTTTTATTATTTTCATTCTTTCTCATCATTGTTCTCCTTAACGGTTCATAAATCATCGAATATCTTAGTAAAAGGTATACCCCTGTGTTTAAAAATTATTCATATCTCAGACCAATATATCCGTTTTTTTCACTCTCAGCCGGGATAGATTGATTTTATTTTTACCGTTCGGTCAAACGCCACCACAAGCTCTGCCGTTCCCTTTTCAAAGGAACACGTCACTATAATTTTCAATTCCTTATCCCAGTTATCGTCCTCAAGACCAGCTATCTCTCTGAAATCACCTTTTCCATCAGACAATTTTTCCCAGAGCCTTTCGAGTGACTGAGCGTCCATTTCTTCCTTTGCTTTGGTCGTATACAAAAAATCATCAGCTGCCTTTTCGTATGCTCCCTCAGCCAGCGCCTGTACCAATGAATGGGTAATCTCTTCTGATTTCACCTTAGTGTCCTCACCATATTTTCCCTTGTTGCAACCGGTAAACAGGAGCGCAACCCATATGGCGACCAAAAAAAGTGCCAGATATTTTTTCTTTTTCATTAATTCCTCACTTTCCTTAGCGTATTATATCTTCTATTGGGAATAATATCAAGTGAAAGACTTTTGCACAAATTGAAAAAAGCTTTTGCTTTTCGTCTCTATTTATATTAAACTAGAGAGTAACCACAAATTCTCAAATAATAAAGGGGTATCTGATGAAACTTAAGATTAACTCACGGGGAATTGGAAATGTTTTGCTGATTGCCCTTTTGGTTTTGCTGATT containing:
- a CDS encoding FeoB-associated Cys-rich membrane protein, whose protein sequence is MNLSTFIIAAIVFIPMALIIYNQIKKARSGQTGCGCGCSGCAHASQCHPAQKTELKKDRN
- a CDS encoding flavodoxin: MRKNENNKNIAVIYWSNSENTEIMAEKISNGIDETGQKADLYNVSQFPIERIEDYDKVALGCPSMDGEALEKNTFEPFFEEIESRLKGKKVALFGSYGWGNGEWMRDWEDRIGHTGARLFDEGLMIKEFPDDAGRHACVEFGKAFASF
- a CDS encoding DUF3887 domain-containing protein codes for the protein MKKKKYLALFLVAIWVALLFTGCNKGKYGEDTKVKSEEITHSLVQALAEGAYEKAADDFLYTTKAKEEMDAQSLERLWEKLSDGKGDFREIAGLEDDNWDKELKIIVTCSFEKGTAELVVAFDRTVKIKSIYPG